The Nicotiana tomentosiformis chromosome 2, ASM39032v3, whole genome shotgun sequence genome includes the window tatattcgggctcgggggtgaatgggtgaatgaATTTTGATACGAACCTCGGGTTCTGACTAAGCGGACCctgggtcgatttttgactttttagggaaaaatttaggaaatctagatttatacaatgtaattgattcctttaacaaTATTTGATACTATTGAGTCATTTTGGAATAGATACAAGTGAGTTGGAGgagaattccaaaggaaaagctgtgattgagaattaaatggcattcggagcgaggtaagtgttgtgtctaactttggcttgagggaataggtattgtatgagtatttgctacgtgttttgttgttgaatacaaCGTATAGTTGAGATggcgagcatctatacgttgtggtcgagtcacatcatgcgagtgaaattttatttcttgcaaatttgtcgTCTTAAATCTggctatccatgcttattgttgttgttgaaatgttggaaggATTGTATCCGGTTCCACAAGGTCGATAAAAatatgaatattgattcgaggttgagatgttaaattgtgaaagtaatcatttatgaaatattgatttcttgtgaaactactctctatccgttgttattgattctgtgaatttgagaaagagagtaaaagcacgaagagtgatgccgtgtataatttaattatattgtgagtaagagtgtaaagcacgaagggtgatgtcgtgcataatttctttatattgtgaggaagagagtaaaagcacgaagggtgatgtcgtgcaatcttatttgttatttggtgaggttgagagtaaaagcacgaagggtgatgcagtgcagtttttcttgctgtcttgattgctcaattcgtttaaggatttccgaTTTAATTATGtcctttcattattctcactctttacgTTGTATTACCCCACTGTTGTTCCCCTCctattatttttgcattattgttttacttattgttgttgcctctagcatgattatactgttcaggttatatgtgggtgtcttgtcctagcctcgtcactacttcgccgaggttaggctcgacacttaccagtatgtgaagtcagttgtactgatgctgcactctacactttctgtgcagattttgataccagctcaagttgatcgagatttgtTACTGGTTCGCTgtacggagactcaaggtagatctgtggGCGTTCACATcttgaagtctccgtctatcttttatgtcctactgttttctttcattcagacagttgtatttctttcagaatattacttgtcgtaaattctagaatgctcgtgaatggtGATACCAAATCcaggtggtagtagttaatacaattttatgatatttcgcacttattatattttatcttagttaattatttttttattactgaatagaaataagatattggttaatgattctctaacgttggcttgcctagcaagtgaggcgccatcacggtcccgtcggtgggaaatttcggatcgtgacaacaaTAGTCCAAATTCCACCATGAAATATATACATTCTTTAATTTACACACTAAAATGTACTTTCCATATCCAAATACACCTCATTAATGTACTCTATTTTAAAatcatctcttttttttttccttaaataaATTTTATGTGTTTTTTAAagggaaaagggtcaaatatGCTCTTATACTATTGAAAAAGATCTAATATTACCCTCCGTTATATCATCAGTGTAAATATACCCCTAGCATCATACTATCGATTTGAATTTACCCCTGACATCATAAAATTAGTACAAACCTGCCATTCCTCTTTTAACTTCCTCCCTATGACCACATTCATTGCCACCTCACTATTCTACTCTCATTTTCATCCCTTCTCTACAACCTTTATTCCCCTTtcatttgaagaaaaattatagaTCATAGATATACAAACAAACTGTACCAAAAGAAATGCAACAACtaaaaataatatgaaacaaTGTGAACcgagaaaattcttatttttttataCACAATCCATGCTTGTACGAATGAAAATATATTTTGTTTTATATAAAAAACTAAGTGCAAACTAGTTTAAGGTTTCAAAATTGAATTCCATGGTGAGAAAGAAAAACAATCTAGGCATgagagttatttttttttttgtttctttctcTTCAACCACATTTCTGGAAGGTTGCCATTTTTTTCTATCTTTACGTTTTTTGTTAATATAAAAGTGCTACTAAAATTTTCTTTAATAGGTCTTACAAATTCAGCGGCAACACAATAAAATACAAAATGAAACACAAAATTGTAAGGTCAAGTGAAAGGTACGTATAATTCCAGGGTCAACCTGAGAAGCAATAGGTATTTTGAAAAGTAAGAGGAAGTTGAGGCAGTGAAGTCTTCAAAATAATGATAGAACGTCCAAGTCATTGAACTTGGTAGCTGCAAACGGGGTGAAATGGTGAGGTAACAATAAAATGTGGTCATAGGGAGGCAGTTAACGGAGAAAGGATAGGTTTGTACAATTTTTATGATGTTAGGGGTATATTTGGATCGATAGTATGATGTTAGGAGTATATTTGGAttgatagtataacggagggtaaTATTAGACCTTTTTCAATAGTATAAGGACATATTTGAccatttttcctttttaaaatCTTTTTAAGAGCTAATATACGAGAAATTCTTGAATGAGGTAAAATAGAATTAGATTCATAGTCCAATTAAATTAAATAAGAGAGTATAGTTATTTAtgtaaaataataatattattgtaTAAGGGACAAACTTGTTCTTATAAGTTTGCTacataaaattagaaaaatggagGTTTTATACAGGAATACGATTTTAAAAGGTTGAATGTCATGCATCGAATGATAGATAAAATTTATAACCCAAGAGAGTTATGTAATATAAGGAATAGGAAAAAGGTTTAAATATGCCACTAAACTTAATGAAATGGCTCATATGTACCACTCATAAATAGGAGTGAGAGCGGCTGGGGCTGGTAAGGGATGAAACATTTAGATAAGGCCCCGTGGCAAAATCTGGTAGTAGTAGGTTTCGTTAGTAGATAATGACATATATGAGCCAATAGTGTAACATTAGTGGCATAATGAATATGTCTAATTTTTAGTGGATGGCATAAATAGGCCATTTATTAATGGTATATTTGAGCTATTTCcattaaaaatttcaaattcaagtATTAATATTTTAAACGCTAATGTGGTGCGTCCTCCATCAAATTAATTTTTCGAtcatttcttttaaatatatTCTTCAATTATCACAGTAAGATCATACAGTATCATAAAATGgaacataaaaaataattgtaTCCTTAGATAAATTGTGTTGTTTAATTGCTTAATGGAGGAAATGGACTCTTTACCTCAAAACTTGGCTTATATGATTATTGTAATCCTAATAAAAAGGCTAACAACGAATTTAGGATTGGGATAATAAGTAACAAATGTTCAATTCCCGGAAGTAACAGCACGTTGAATTTTCATATTTGGAAGAAAGCTTAATTATAAAGAAAGTTGGCTTGACTTTTTCACTCTAGGCAACACACTTATTTTTTAACCTTAATTCAACAAAGCACCATTATTTTCTCATTAATCAGCCAACACACTTTAGATGGCGTATGCTTTCAAAAGTgttagaatttttttttgaacAATTTTGTCAACCAAACACAAGTAATATTTTTTTAGTGTATAAACTCTCTTATTACGCATTTGGCTGAAAAActttccatttttttgtgtgtaaaaagtgaaaaaagaaaacaaatttaCACCTCCAAAGACCAGCTACTCCCTTCACTTGTAGAAACTTTGGCCTAAGTTGTTGACAAATTGACCATTGTTATTTCAACTCCCCAAGCCGTGGGGCTAGGAATGTTTGTGATTAGATTGAGTCAGTTCTTGTTTATGAGAAAACATTTAATAAAGTTTGTTTTGCCAAACTTACCAAATCAGAAGCAAGTTCAATCAGTTTCAAATTTTAGCATTTTTCCACTTTTTCTTGTTTGGGAGAATAAAAAATGTTGAATGTTGATGTATGTGGAAGAGGGGCTAATTGTAAATGCAAAGAAAGAGGGAGATGAAAATTGACTGATGATTGAAAATTGAATGGAGGACAAATGAAGATGTGATAGTAATGCCGAGCCAAATCAAGTATTCTAAATTTTCTCCACTCCATTTAATTTGGTAACAGACTCATGACAGTCTCTTGAAAAATTATACGACTGCTCTAGTTCTGAGCTAAAAAAAGCAAAAATATATACTATGGTTAATGTTTACTGGTACTTGATATTTATAttaaatcaaataatttaatttaatcttAATAGAAAGTAAAAATTAAGCGAGAACACATAGctcaaaaataaatattgtagtcgtttaatttatgtgaaaaatatgaagttgaaatatttttttaaactatTTAGATTGTTGCTTTTAGGGTTGGATTTAAGGTGAGGACTaataatagcctgtttggccaagttggaaaaatcagcttattttgagaagtgctttttttaaaaatgcttttcaaaaaagtatttttggagaaaaacagtttgtgtttggctaatcaatttgaaaatcacttttgaacaataatttatgtttggccaaacttttcaaaaagtacttttatGTGTCAAATTACAAATAAGGACACGAAGAgatttgcttaatagttaatattatacaAGTAgttaaataattataaatttttattattaaagataataattaagttttttattttatttaattaaaatataaaaataaaattaaaaagtactttattctttcaagataatttaaatatatcaaaaatcatccaataaatatgaaagttcatcccaaaagtcattttatattacttaatagtttaaactaagtaaggttatttttggtatatataatattttgcaaagggtatttttggtgggaagaaaagtcaaaactgcttctgcttctgcttctggagagaagctatttttttctgctttttCAAAAATGCTTCTGCTTCTagttaaaagcactttttttttcaaaaaaaagttTGGCTAAACACCTCAAATtgaggaaaaaaatactttttgaaaaaaagcacttttggcatgctgagaagcttggccaaacaggttaTAAAGCTCAAAAACCTCTTTAAAATAGCACTTCAGTACACGAAGCATCTCACATTCAGGCAGGGTTTGGAAAGGATCGCACTCCAAAGACTGATTACATGACTTGAACTTGTGACCTATAGGCCACGCGAAAGTAACTTTACCATTATTCCAAGGCCACTCTTCAAGAACCTCTTTATAATGCTGGAAAATAAACTTTTCAATATTATtacataattttttattttatttttaatttaatctTAATCTTCTTAAAAACGAAGAACTTTGAAAAAAGTACTTCGATCTTTGATTGTTTATCCCATAattaactattccaaaattgTTATCCCaagttaaaaataatataaaattatagtaTAACTAAATAAGAATATATTATactcaaaataaaaatctaaTTAAGTACTACGCTAAATAATTTTACGTTTTATCGAAAATTTATTATCCCTTTTCTCACATTTTTTTTAATCGTAGATGACTATGGTCAAAATGTGCCTTTCATTTAAGGACTTAACGGGGAAAAAACTATCGTGCATTAAAGATTTGAACAACAACTACTAACAATAATAATACAGCAGACGTCCTTATCCTACTCCAGAGTTCAGACACATTTATTTACTTCACTGTAAACGACAAGTACTTAACTACTCCTACTATGATTTCCAATATTTCCATTCATAATCATTTCCTATTCTTATTATTTTACTCGGGGTATATTTTTCTTCATGTTCTTGAAAAGTAAGAGTGAAAGACCCAAGACTCAGTAGACTTTTTGCAGTCTCTATTCTCACATTAaatttcctctctttctctctctagattTCCGAGCCGCCGACTTGCTCACCGGTCCACTTCTCATTTCCGGTCCGGTACTTATCTCCATCAGCTTTCCTTTTAAGCAACCCCATTTGCGTAAAGTTTGCGACTTTCGCCGGTGATTTTGGCATCTGGGTTTTGTTCGTTTACTTTGTTTTGAGCTAATTCTAAATCATGGGTATTTGCTAATTTAGCTTGGTTTGATCAGAACTGGTAGTTGGGtataaaaaagaaaggaaaaaaagagagCAAAGATTGACTGGTAGATACGGCAAAAGGGAAGCAAAATCAAGAACCGTGAAAAgtttgatatcaaaaagttctaTAGATTTCCCTTTTTAGCTACCCCCCAAAAAACCCTAAGAAGTAATTAATCATGCCGGCCGACCCAGATAACTCATCCGCCATGAACGATTCAACAGGCTCAGGTGAAGTAAGTGTTTCTTCTTCAGGTAATCAAGTTCCTCCTCAGAAAGAATCAGCTAAGAAAAAACGAAATCTTCCTGGGATGCCAGGTAAAATTTAGTCTTAACTACAGTTTTTGATGAACCCTAATTACAAAATTCAGTAAAGATTTGATTTTTTGGCCTTCTGTTTTGTTCTTGTTTTGATTAGATCCCGATGCAGAGGTTATTGCTTTGTCACCTAAAACTCTACTGGCGACGAACAgatttgtttgtgaaatttgCAGTAAAGGGTTTCAAAGAGACCAGAATTTGCAGCTGCATAGAAGGGGTCATAATTTGCCATGGAAGTTAAGGCAGAGATCTGGGCAAGAGGTGAAGAAGAGAGTATATGTTTGCCCTGAAACCACTTGTGTTCACCACGATCCTTCACGGGCATTGGGCGATTTGACCGGAATTAAGAAACATTTCTGCCGTAAACATGGTGAGAAGAAGTGGAAATGTGATAAATGTTCCAAGAAATATGCAGTTCAGTCTGATTTAAAGGCTCATTCTAAGATTTGTGGTACTAGAGAGTATAAATGTGATTGTGGCACTTTATTTTCAAGGTGAATTCTTCATGCTCCTTTTAATTGTCCCTGTTATTGCTCTTAAGACTTTTTGTGATGACAATTTAATTTCTTTGGTTTCTAAAGTTGAGAACTTTGTTTGCTAATAATACTATATAGGAGGGATAGCTTTATCACACATAGGGCTTTTTGTGATGTATTAGCTCAAGAGAGTGCAAAAGCAGTACCAGAGAAACCTCCTAATGTTACTAATGAAGAACCTAAGACACAAGTTGCTGCTTCATCATCACCACCACCTACACCGTCGGCGCCTCCACCTGCCGCCGAGTCTCAACCACGACCATCACCACCACCATCTCTTCCTCCGCCGGCAGCTCCAAAGACTTTACCCCCTGCTGCTATTCCTCCGTCAACAACCGTGATATCATTTGTTTCCTCTGTTCAGAATCCAGGTACCTTTTTGAGTTGatgtttgaaattttaaattttgtgGATTTTTAGTTTGTCGGTTGTGTGGTTGTTACATACCAAACAAAAGAGCTTTGTTCTTTCTTTATCTTGGAGTCTAGTTAATTTTGTCATTTATTGATCCTTTGTTTTTTCCTTGTATTATTACTCGTTATACAAAGGAAATCTTTCGTATAAATCAATCCAAATCCTATAGATAGAAGTAGGGTCTGAaatagaaaaacaaaaagaaatcaagtaaaataattaaaaatgaaGATTCAGTCTGAGATACTATTGGCTAAAGAAAGAAATAAGTGGTATACTTAAATTAATGCAGATACTGTTGTTGATTCTACTTTTGCTACAGATAACATTCTTTTATATGAAAAGTTTTTAACTTTCTGTGCTTCTTTAAACAAGTATGCTATGACTTTTTGTCTTTCTATAATTGTCTAATTTCTGCAGAGTTAAGGGAGAATTCGAACCCAAATTCTGCAGGAGCTGCTAACAAACAGTTTATGGAGGAAACAGCAGCTTTAGTAAGCTTGACTGGAAGTTGTAGCAGCAGTAGTAGCTCTTGTAGTAATGGAAGTACTAGCAGTAATGTATTTGGAAGCTTGTTTGCTTCATCAACAGCTTCGGGAAGTTTGCCATCTCAAGCTCCTGGATTCACTGACTTGTTTCGAGCCGTGGCTCCTGACCGCGTACCTGAAATGGCGCCACCTTCGTCTACGGAACCAATATCTCTCTGCCTAGCGATGAATCATGGTTCGTCAA containing:
- the LOC104087644 gene encoding zinc finger protein GAI-ASSOCIATED FACTOR 1-like, giving the protein MPADPDNSSAMNDSTGSGEVSVSSSGNQVPPQKESAKKKRNLPGMPDPDAEVIALSPKTLLATNRFVCEICSKGFQRDQNLQLHRRGHNLPWKLRQRSGQEVKKRVYVCPETTCVHHDPSRALGDLTGIKKHFCRKHGEKKWKCDKCSKKYAVQSDLKAHSKICGTREYKCDCGTLFSRRDSFITHRAFCDVLAQESAKAVPEKPPNVTNEEPKTQVAASSSPPPTPSAPPPAAESQPRPSPPPSLPPPAAPKTLPPAAIPPSTTVISFVSSVQNPELRENSNPNSAGAANKQFMEETAALVSLTGSCSSSSSSCSNGSTSSNVFGSLFASSTASGSLPSQAPGFTDLFRAVAPDRVPEMAPPSSTEPISLCLAMNHGSSIFRPAGQDRRQYAPVPQPAMSATALLQKAAQMGAAATSSSLLRGLGVMSSSLPSNGQQEWSGRPIETNGASLAAGLGLGLPCDAGSGLKELMLGTPSVFGPKHPTLDLLGLGMAASGGPSPGLSALLTSMGSNLDMATAAGSFGSGDFSGKDLGRNS